In Streptomyces sannanensis, the DNA window GTCGATGTCCGAGAAGACCGCGGCGCCCCCGTCCGGGATCGACACGTCGGTGGTGTTCTCGACGATGCCCCTGGCGACGTACCAGGTGAAGGTCGCCGTGGTGATGCCGTGCATGGAGCCTCTGACGGTGACGGTGACGTCGCTGGTGCCCACCGTGGTGGGGGTACCGGTGATGAGGCCGGTTACGTGGTTGATCTTCAGGCCCGCGGGGAGGCCGGTGGCGAAGTAGGTAAGGACACCGGGGTTGAAGCCGGTGGCCTGGATCTGGAGGCTGGCAGCGGTGTCGACCGCGCTGGTCTGGGGGCCGGGGGTGGTCAGCAGGATGCCGTTGACGATGCGCGGGCCGACGTTGATGGCGGCCCAGGCGTTGGCGGTGTTGATGTAGGTGTCGCTGCCCAGCCCGTACAGGTCGGCGGCGGCCTGGAGGGTGGCGGTGCGGGCACCGGCGTAGTCGGTGGACGAGGTCATGTAGGTGGTGAGGGCCTTGTACCAGATCTTGGCGGCGGCGTCCCGGCCGATCGCGGTGACCGGCAGGCCGTCGGAGGTCGGGGAGTCGTAGTCCACGCCGTTGACGGTCTTGGCGCCGCTGCCCTCGGAGGCAAGGTAGAACCAGTGGTTGGCCGGGCCGGAGGAGTAGTGGACGTCGATGGAGCCGATACCGGTGTACCAGGCGTCGGCGGACCTTCCGTCCTTGGAGGGCTTGTCCATGTAGCGCAGCGGGGTGCCGTTGCCGCGGATGTCGATCTTCTCGCCGACCAGGTAGTCGCCGGGGTCGGAAGCGTTGTCGGCCCAGAACTCCACGGCGGCGGCCATGATGTCGGAGGTGGCCTCGTTGAGGCCGCCGGACTCGCCGCGGTAGATCAGGTTCGCGGTGTTGGAGGTGACGCCGTGGGTCATCTCGTGGGCGCCGACGTCGATGGAGGTGAGCGGCTTGGCGTTGCCGGCGCCGTCGCCGTAGGTCATGCAGAAGCAGGCGTCGGACCAGAACGCGTTGACGTAGGCGTTGCCGTAGTGGACGCGTGTGTAGGCGCCGACGCCGTCGTTCTTGATGCCGTTGCGGCCGTGGACGTCCTTGTAGTAGTCCCAGGTGAGCTGGGCGCCGTAGGCGGCGTCCACGGCGGCGGTCTGCCGGTTGCCGGTGGTGCCGTCGCCCCAGGTGTCGTCCGGGTCGGTGAACAGTGTGCCGGTGCCGGAGCTGCCGCCGTTGAGGTCGTAGGTCTTGTGGCCGCCGCGGGTGCCGTCGGTCATCGAGTAGCTGCCGTCGGCCGGTGTGGTGCCGATGGTGACCTGGCCGGAGTACTTGCTGTTGCCGACGCCGGTCTCGATGCCCTGGAACTCGAACAGCTTCTTGCCGGTCTTGGCGTCGGTGATGACGTGCAGCTCGGAAGGGGTGCCGTCGGCCTGGGTGCCGCCGACCACCGTCTCCCAGGCCAGGGTCGGGGTGCCGGACGCGGCCCAGACGACCTTACGGGCGGTGCCGGCCGTCGCCTTCGCGACGCCCTTGGCCTTGGCGCGGCCCAGCGCGTAGGTCTTCGCGGAGCCGGCGCTCTTGGCGGCGGTGGTGGAGGCGACGGTGATGGTCGCGTCGGTGGCCTTGGTGACGCCCTTGGCTGAGCCGTTCGCGGCGGTGTGGACGACCAGGTCGCCGCCCAGGACCGGCAGTCCGGCGAAAGTCCGCTCGTAGCGGGTGTGCAGGCTGCCGTCCGCGTCCTTCAGGACGGACTTGACGATCAGCGCCTCCTGTGACCTCAGGTGCAGCGACCTGGCGGTCACCGCCCGGGAGGCGTTCGCCGCGGCCAGCAACTCGCCACGCTGCGACGGCGACAACTCCACCGGCAGTGCGCCGGCGCGGGCCTGGGCCTTGGCCGGGGCCTGGCTCATGGTGTCGGCGGTGGCGACACCGGCCGGCAGCGCGGCCGCGATCATCGCGGCGCCGGCTATCAACGCGCTCGCGGCGACGGCCTTTCGGGTGGATCGAGTCACACGGAACTCCTTCTGCGGCGGCCGGGTGTATACAGCCGGAGACAGCCGGGCAGACGGGGGTGTTGCCGCCCGGTAGAGCTGGAGGTGCGAGTGGGTCGGACGGTGTCCGACGTGATCGCCGCATCGTGTGGTGCGCGTGTGTTGCAGGGGTGCTCTGCGGCGACTGGACAGAAGCGTGCCAGCTTTGACGAGGACCCGTCATGCATGTGGCGCCAACTTGACCGAAATCCGTCGTTGATCGATCTGTGGCGTTCGTTGGACTTCCCTGCAGTAGGGGTCACTTGAGCCCTTTGGTGGCCGGGCGCCGTCCCAGCGGTAGAGATGGGTGGCGCGCCGGATGACCATACGGAGCGTGACGATCGTGGCGGCCAGGTAGCGGTCGACGATTTCTACGACGACCAGATGAAGTACGTCCAGTGCATGCGGGCCAAGAGCGGCTACAAGGACTTCCCCGCCCCCATGCTCAGCGGGTATCCCGACTGGGACAAGGTCAACGAGATCGGCTCCCAGTCCGGGCGTAATGAAGGCATCAAGGGTGGCAAGAACGGTGCCTGCGTCGCCGAGTTGCGGGCCGCCTCGGGGCCCAGCCCGAGCGCGACCAGCAGAAGGACTACGAGTCGATGCTCGCGCACGCCAAGTGCATGCGGGACAACGGCGTCTCCCGGTTCACCAATCCGACCATGAGCGGCGGCAACTCCCAGCCGGGCGGTGACCCGAATCCCGCGGCCCCGTCCATCGACTCGAGTTCTCCGACGTATAAGAAGGCCCGTGAGGCATGCAAGCCGAAACTGCTCGACGGTCTGGACGGCATGCAGTGAAGCGCCGCACCACCCTCCTCGCGCTCGGCGCGGTGACCGTCGCCGCCGTCACCGGAGGCGTTCTGTCCTCGGCGACGGCGGCGACGCGGGCGCCTCCGGAAGGGGCGGCGACCTGCCGCCCGCCACCGCGACCGTCGTACGCACCGACCTCGTCCAGTCCAAGACGGTCGACGGCAAGCTTGACTTCGCGCAGCGCCGTGCGGTCAAGTCCGCCGTCGAGGGCACCGTCAAAAGCCGGGCGGGATACCGGCCCGGTGCGGCCGTTATACGGCGGATGATGAGCGGAGGGCACCGGACCGGAGTCTGTGTGGCGTCGCCATCCGGTCAGAACTCCAACCGGATGGGCTCGCCGATGGCGCGCATGTGGCGCAGCGCCTCCCGGTGGGACGCGAGGAGCCCGGTCTGATGGTAGGAGACTCCGAGTTCGACGCAGTACCGCTCGGTGATGAGCTGCGCCTTGCGGAGGGCGGGGGTCGGCATGCTGGGGAAGAGGTGGTGCTCGATTTGGTAGTTGAGCCCGCCCATGAGGACGTCGATGAACGGGCCGCCCTTCACGTTGCGGGAGGTCAGCACCTGACGGCGGAGGAAGTCGAGCCGGTCCTCGTTGGTGACCATCGCCATGCCCTTGTGGTTGGGGGCGAAGACGCAGCCGAGGTAGACGCCGAACAGCGCCTGGTGGACGGCGATGAAGGCGACGGCCAGCCCAGGGGGCAGGAGCAGGAAGAGCCCGCCCAGGTAGAGCACGAAGTGGGCGACGAGCAGGGTGCCTTCGACGACGGGGCGCTTCATGGTCGGCTTGTTGAGGGCGCGGAAGCTGTTGAAGCTGAGGTTCGGACCTTCCAGCATGAGCAGCGGGAAGAACAGCCGGGACTGGTGCTTGCCGATGAACCGGGGGAGCCCCTTTGCCGCCCGGGCCTGGCGCTTGGACCAGATCAGGATGTCGGGTGAGACGTCCGGGTCCTTCTCCTCGTGGTTGGGGTTGGCGTGGTGGCGGTTGTGCTTGTTCATCCACCAGCCGTAGCTCATGCCCATCAGGAAATCGGCGACGAAAATGCCCCAGCCCTCACTCGCCCGGCGGGAGGTGAAGACCTGCTTGTGCGCCAGGTCGTGGGCCAGCATGGCTATTTGACCGAAGACCACGGACATGGCTGCGGCGACCAGCAGCTGCGCCCAGGAGTCGCCGACGGCGACCAGCGCCGCGACGCCGGCGACGAGGGAGAGACCCACCAGCGTGAACCGTACCGTGTAGTAGAGCGGTCGCCGGTCCAGCAGTCCCGCTTCCGTGATCTGGCGGGACAGAGCGGCGAAATCGCTGCCCGTCTCCCGGATTTCCGGCACGGGCGGAGCTGGCGGGACCAGGGCTTCGAACGTCATGAACGCCAGTCTGCTCACCGGGCCGAGCTGCCGTAATCCCGTTAACGTCCCCATTCGGGGTAGGGAGAACCCCACTGTCGGCGCCGTCCGCGAATAGAGGTTGGGGGGCCGGATGGCGCCCGCTGGCTGGACATGTTCGAGAACCTGATGGGCCGGATCGCCTGCCGCTTCGCGCGGGCCGAACCAGGACAGCGGGCACGGTCACTCGTCCTGGGGCACCGGCGACTCCACGGTGGGACAGGCCACTTCCCGCCCGTCAAATACGAGAACAACCGCTACCTCGCAGCCACGAAACCCCAGGTCACGATCTGTCCCGGGCCGCTGGGAGGTACGCCTGTGATGGCATCCCTACCGGAACACCGCCCGTCGGCGCCGGTGGTATGCACGCAGCTGTGGCAGACGGCCCGCGCCCGGGAAGCGGCCCGCGCCGCATGAGGGACGTCCGGGCGGCCTCTTTGGACCAGGGGCGCTGAACCGCGCCAGGCTGCGGCATGTTGCACCAACGGTTGCGCCTGGCTGTTGCGTGAGTCTTCCCGGGGCCGGACGCTCGTCCAGGTCGTGCAGGTGTACGGGCGTGGTTGGGGAGCTGACGGCCGTGGACTGTACACGGGCTGCGGGGCCGCAAGCCCAGATTGCGCTGGCAGGTGGTTACGCTTCGGCGAGCAGTGGGTCGTAGGGGGTCGAACGCTGGCGGCCAGACATGAAGGACAGGAAGTCCTTGACGAACGCGCTGCGGGTGTACGTTCTGTCGGCGCCGGTCGTGTCGCGGTGGAACGCGGTCTGGAACAGGGCCCGGTATTCCTCTGCGTCGATGTGCTGGTTGCCGTCTTTGTCGGTGATGTCGAAGAGGACCTCGGCAACTCTGATCAGCGCGGGTCCGGCCAGGGATGGAACAGCTGTGGCGTACTCCTGGGCGCTGACGCGGCCGTCGCCGTCGGTGTCGAGGAGTTTCTGGAGTTCCCGCCACCAGTCGGCGTAGGCGTTGTAGAGCCTGGTTTCCTCAGGCTCGTCCAGGTCGAGGCGGCCGGACAGCTCTCGGGCCATGGCAGCGAGGTCCGGCCAGTCCAGGTAGCCGTCGCCGGTCTGGTCCAGTACCTGACGGAAGAACTCCTCCGCGCTGCGCTGCGTCCCTGTTTCCGTGGCGGGTTCCGGTTGCGGGGGAAGGGGTGTGATGAGCCTGAACAGGGCTCCGGCTCGCTTCATCTTGCTGTGCAGGGCAGCGATGGTCCTTGCCCGCGGGTCGTCGCTGTCAGGGGAGAGGGCCAGCAGGTCGGCGAGGCCTTCTGCCTGGATCCAGCTGTCGGGGAGGAATCGGGCCAGGCCGACGGCCAGGTAGGCGCTTTGCACCAAGGTCTGGGCGCCGGGCATTTCAGGCAGTCCCGCCCGTCGGCGGAAGGGCTCAGGGAGGGAAGCCGCGGTGATCGCTCCGATGACCGGGCCGGCGACGGCGCGGCCGGTCGCCCACAGGGTAGGCAGACCGTTCAGGAGAGGCGGAGCGGGGAGATGGTCGAAGAGCTTGTAGAGGATGACGCGCATCGCCTCCGTGTTCTCCAGTTCCTCCTCGACTACGCGGTCGTAGTACTGCCAGAACTCGTTCAGGGTGTCGGGCAGGTGGCCGGCTTCGTCTCCCAGAGCGGCGAGGAACGCCTGGAATTCGGCGTACAGCCGCTCCATGGCCTCCTGCTCGAGGGGTTGTCCGCTCAGCCGGCACATGGTGACGGTGCTCTCGAACAGAGTCGCGACCACCCAGGCGCGCACGTTGGGGTCCATGGCGTTGTAGGGCCGGTTGCGCGCGTCGGTTCCCTTCAGCCGTGCGTGCAGGCGATTGAGCCGCGCCGCCTCCCTGTGCCGCGCGTGATCGTCGGCGCCGAACATGCGGTGCAAGCTCAGGAAGGTGTTGCGCAGCCGTCGCCAGGGGTGGGCAACGAACGTGGAGTTGTCGATCAGGGCGGCGCCGATCTGCGGGTGAGCGGCTTCCAGCACGGTGGCACGGACCACGGCCAGCGCCCAGCGCGGGTCGTTGATGAACTCGCTGAACTGCGAGCCCGGGCCGAACATGGGCCCTGTGCCTCCAGTGGCGGGCCGTTGGGAGCCGCCGCCAGCGACGCCGGCACCGGTGCTGCCGGGGTATCCGGCGCCTGCGTTGGTCACCATCAAAGTCCTCCGTTCGGGTTGGGCCGCACGCTGCCGAAGCGGCGATCGCGTTGCTGATAGGTGTGCAGGCACTCCAGGAAGTGCGGTGCGCGGAAGTCGGGCCACAGCACCGACGGGAAGACCCATTCGGCGTAGGCGACCTGCCACAGCATGAAGTTGGAGATGCGCTGCTCACCAGAGGTACGGATGACCAGGTCCACATCGGGAGTGTCGGGAAAGGGCAGATGGGCGGCGAACGTCTGCTCGGTCACGGCGTCGGTCGGTATACCACTGCGGATCAGTGACCGTGCGGCCTCGACGATGTCCCTGCGTCCGCCGTGATCGAAAGCGACGGTCAGCGTCATGCCCCGGTTGTCGCCGGTCAGCGTCATCAGGTCGGCGAAGTCCCGGGCCAGCGCCGGGGGAATCCGTGGATCCGTCACACCGAGGAAACGACAGCGGATTCCCCGCGCGTGCAGCAGCGGGGCGTGTTTGCGCACCACGCGGCGCACCAACTGCATGAGGAAATCGACCTCGACGCTCGGGCGCCGCCAGTTCTCAGTGGAGAACGCGTACAGGCTCAGCCATGCGACTCCGGCCGCCCTCGCCGCCTCGATGACGTCGATCACAGTTGTCTCCGCGGCACGGTGACCCGATGTACGCGGAAGCGACCGCTGTGCTGCCCACCGGCCGTTTCCGTCCATCACGCAAGCGACGTGACGTGGCACTCCGCGCGGCCCCTCGCTGTCCGGGAGACGAGGAGCGGCGTCAGAACCGCTCGCAGCCTGCTGAACCGTCACGGCCACCCCCCAGCATCTGCCGTGATGCCTTCCCAATCCTTGACGAGCAACCGCCCGACTGGCCCGCCTCCGGCTGCCGCGGCTGCTCGCTGGCCAGGCATCGAGCTGTGCCAAAGAATCAGCAGCGCAGCTCAACGGGCTGATCTGATCGTCCCGAGAAGTGTGTCAGTGCCCGGTCCTGTAGGGCGTGCAAGTTCTGCAGCTTCACCCTTGGTGCGTGCGTCCGATTCGGCGTTCCTGTGCGGGATGCCGAGTTGAACATGGTTCGCCATCAGTCCTTCTTTCGAGGGGACCACCGGCTTCAGCGGGTGGGGGAATCGAATCCTTGGAGCGGAGCCGCGAAGCGGCGGAGTTCACTGCGTTGTCGGTGGCGGCCGGTAGGGTGAATCCACCAGGCTTGACCAGGGGAAAACGAGAGGGAGGTGGGCTGCGGTGTTGCGCGCGTACAAGTTCTTGCTGCGGCCCACTGCCCGGCAGACCCAGGCCCTTGTGGAGATGCTGGCCGACCACTGCTCGCTGTACAACGGCGCGTTGCAGGAGCGCCGGGACGCCTACCGTCACGTATCGAAAACCACGGTCCGGTACGGGGACCAGTCGGTGCAGCTGAAGGAGATCCGGGCGTTCGACCCGGAGCGGCAGGGCCGCTGGTCGTTCTCCTCCCAGCAGGCCACCCTGCGCCGCCTCGACAAGGCGTTCGCCGCGTTCTTCCGGCGGGTGAAGAAGGGGGAGACGCCCGGCTACCCGCGCTTCAAGGGTGTCGGCCACTTCGACACCGTGATCTTTCCCAGGGACGGCGACGGCTGCCGGTGGGACTCCACTCCCCACGACCGCCGGACTCGTGTACGTCTTCAGGGCATCGGGCACGTCCGCGTCCACCGGCACCGGCCGGTCAAGGGACGCGTGAAGACGATCGCCGTCAAGCGCGAGGGCAAGCGCTGGTACGTCGTCCTGTCCTGCGACGCTGTCCCCGCCGAACCGCTCCAGGCCACGGGAGCGGTGTCCGGGATCGACATGGGCGTCACGCACTTCCTGACCACTTCCGACGGCCGGCATGTCGCCAACCCGCGCGTCCTCGACCAGGCAGTCGACGAGCTGGCCGGAGCCCAGCGGCACCTGGCCACGTTCCCCGGGCGGACCAGGCAGCGGACGAAGAAGCACCGCGCCGCAGCCCGCCGCGTGGCCACGCTGTATGCGAAGATCCGCCGTCGGCGGGCCGACTTCCACCACAAGACCGCGCTTGCCCTCGTGCGGGACCACGACGTGATTGCGCACGAACGGCTGAACACGGCCGGCATGACCCGCACCCCCAAGCCCAAGCCCAGGCCCGACGCGCCCGGTGTGTTCCTGCCGAACGGCGCCGCCGCCAAGGCCGGGCTCAACCGCAGCATCCTCGACGCGGGTTGGGGGGTGTTCCTCGCGATCCTCGCCAACAAGGCTGAAAGCGCCGGTCGGACCGTCATCGCCGTGGACCCCCGCAACACCTCCCGCACGTGTCCGTCCTGCGGACACGTCGCGAAGGAGAACCGCGTCACCCAAAGGAAATTCCAGTGCACGCGTGCAGGTTCACCGCGAACGCGGACCACGTCGGTGCCCTGAACGTCCTCGTGGGCTTCCGGTACGACGCCCCGTCCCTGGAGGGGAACCTCACCCGCCTTTCCCGCCGCGGGCGCCGCGGCACTGCGTGCGCTGTGGCTGCCGCCGAATTGAGCGGGATCGGAAAACTGCCGATTCGGGGGAGTTCGAGGATAGTAGCCGCATGGGCACATGGGACAAACGGGGCGACATGGTGGTGCACGAAGTCGAGCCGTACAACGCTGAGCCACCCCCGGGCGCACTCCTGGATCAGATCACCCCACTGGACACCTTCTACGGCCGCAATCACGGGCCGATCCCCCGCATCGATGCGGCGAGCTGGCGGCTGCGGGTAGACGGTCTGGTCGATCGCCCGCTCGAGCTGTCGATGGACGAACTGCAGCGCCGCTTCCCCGAGCGGACGGTGGTGGCGACACTGCAGTGTGCAGGCAACCGGCGCGCCGATCTGATGCGGTTCCGCGACATCCCCGGCCAGGAGCCCTGGGGCCCGGGAGCCACCTCCACCGCATGCTGGAGCGGAGTGGGCCTGGCAAATGTGCTGGCCGAGGCCGGGCTACAGGCTCAGGCAGCCCACATCGCCTTCACCGGCGCCGACGTGTCACAGGAGGCCTACCCTCCACAGCCCTTCGGCGCCTCCATCCCGGCGGCGAAAGCCACATCCAGCGAAGTGCTCTTGGCCTGGGCCATGAACGATCAGGCGCTGCCCATCGCGCACGGCGCCCCCCTGCGTGTGGTCGTCCCGGGCTGGATCGGAGCCCGCAGCGTCAAATGGCTCCAGCGCATCACTGCCCAGGCCGAACCGACCGACAACTACTTCCAAACCGCCTACAGCGTCCTGCCCCCGGAGGCCGATCCCCACAAGACCGAACCCGGCGACGGCATCACCTTGGGCCCGATTACCCTTCACTGCGCCATCCTGCGACCCGACGAAGGCGCCCAGCTACCTGCAGGGCCCACCGACGTCACCGGCTTCGCCTTCGCCGGGGATGACCGGACCGTGGCACGCGTGGACGTATCCGGCGACGGCGGCAGCACCTGGATCCACGCCGATCTGGACGCACCGGAGAATCCATGGACGTGGCAGCACTGGCGTGCCACCCTCACCCTGCCTGCAGGCGAGACGGAGCTGGTCGCCCGGGCCTGGGACTCCACCGCAGCCGTCCAGCCCGAATCACCGGCGACCGTCTGGAACCCCAAGGGGTACGCCAACAACTCCTGGGCCCGCCTGAACGTCACCTGCCACCCCTGAGCCCGTCGTGGCCGCAGTCGCCGGTAATGCGTCGTACGGCGCGTGCCGGGAGCGTGCCCATGTGCAGCGTGACCTCGCCTCTACCTGCTGCGTTGATTCGTTGATCAGAATCGATGTGAGGTGGGCTGGTGGGATACGTCTACACCCGCTACCTCGCGTTGGGCCTGTGAGCGGCTGGAGATCGGCGTGGTCCGGCCTCAATCGCGGCGTGGTTCCCGATCCCGCCGCACCGTTCGGCGGGGTGAAGGAGTCGGGTCTGGGTCGCGAGGGCGGTCATGAGGGCCTGCCGGAGTACACCGAGAGCAAGATGATCGCGACCCAGTCGTGACCGATGGTCCGCTGGTGACCGACGTTCCGCACGTGGCGACGGAGCGTAGGAAAGGAGCGAGAGTGATGGATAGGGTCGGGTTCGTCGGGCTCGGCACGATGGGCCGCCCGATGGTGCGCAGGCTGCTGGCCGCCGGGCACCGCGTGATGGTGTGGAACAGGTCGCGGCCCGCCGTCGAGGAGCTGTGCGCGGAAGGGGCGGAGGCCGCGGCGGACCTCGCGGAGGTGTTCGAGCTCCCCGTGGTCATGAGCGCGCTGTCCGACGACGTGAGCGTCCGGTCGCTGATCCTGGACAGCGGGGTGCTGGACGGCGCCGGCTGCCGGGTGCACGTGAACCTGGCGACGATGTCGGCCGACTTTGCCGCCGAGGCGGCGCAGCAGCACGCACAGCGGGGCATCGGCTATGTGGCGGCCCCGGTGCTGGGCCGGGCCGAGGTGGCGGCGGCCGGGAAGCTGAACGTCCTGGCCGCCGGCGACCCCGCGGCGCTGGCCCTGGCAAGGCCGGTGCTCGAGCCGCTGGCCGGGCGGATCTGGGAGCTCGGGGACGACCCGTCCCGCGCCAACGTGGTCAAGATCGCGGCCAACTTCCTGCTGGCCTCCGCGATCGAGGCCACCGCGGAGGCGACGTCGCTGGTGGAGTCGTACGGCATCGACGCCTCCGCGTTCGTCGAGCTGATCAGTAGCACAGTGTTCCCGGG includes these proteins:
- a CDS encoding M4 family metallopeptidase, whose product is MIAAALPAGVATADTMSQAPAKAQARAGALPVELSPSQRGELLAAANASRAVTARSLHLRSQEALIVKSVLKDADGSLHTRYERTFAGLPVLGGDLVVHTAANGSAKGVTKATDATITVASTTAAKSAGSAKTYALGRAKAKGVAKATAGTARKVVWAASGTPTLAWETVVGGTQADGTPSELHVITDAKTGKKLFEFQGIETGVGNSKYSGQVTIGTTPADGSYSMTDGTRGGHKTYDLNGGSSGTGTLFTDPDDTWGDGTTGNRQTAAVDAAYGAQLTWDYYKDVHGRNGIKNDGVGAYTRVHYGNAYVNAFWSDACFCMTYGDGAGNAKPLTSIDVGAHEMTHGVTSNTANLIYRGESGGLNEATSDIMAAAVEFWADNASDPGDYLVGEKIDIRGNGTPLRYMDKPSKDGRSADAWYTGIGSIDVHYSSGPANHWFYLASEGSGAKTVNGVDYDSPTSDGLPVTAIGRDAAAKIWYKALTTYMTSSTDYAGARTATLQAAADLYGLGSDTYINTANAWAAINVGPRIVNGILLTTPGPQTSAVDTAASLQIQATGFNPGVLTYFATGLPAGLKINHVTGLITGTPTTVGTSDVTVTVRGSMHGITTATFTWYVARGIVENTTDVSIPDGGAAVFSDIDVTGLSGQAPSDLKVDVDIKHTWRGDLVIDLVAPDGTLYPLKKSNLSDSADNVLATYTVDASSQVANGTWRLQVRDAYRGDTGYIDNWRLVF
- a CDS encoding acyl-CoA desaturase, which gives rise to MTFEALVPPAPPVPEIRETGSDFAALSRQITEAGLLDRRPLYYTVRFTLVGLSLVAGVAALVAVGDSWAQLLVAAAMSVVFGQIAMLAHDLAHKQVFTSRRASEGWGIFVADFLMGMSYGWWMNKHNRHHANPNHEEKDPDVSPDILIWSKRQARAAKGLPRFIGKHQSRLFFPLLMLEGPNLSFNSFRALNKPTMKRPVVEGTLLVAHFVLYLGGLFLLLPPGLAVAFIAVHQALFGVYLGCVFAPNHKGMAMVTNEDRLDFLRRQVLTSRNVKGGPFIDVLMGGLNYQIEHHLFPSMPTPALRKAQLITERYCVELGVSYHQTGLLASHREALRHMRAIGEPIRLEF
- a CDS encoding oxygenase MpaB family protein, which produces MFGPGSQFSEFINDPRWALAVVRATVLEAAHPQIGAALIDNSTFVAHPWRRLRNTFLSLHRMFGADDHARHREAARLNRLHARLKGTDARNRPYNAMDPNVRAWVVATLFESTVTMCRLSGQPLEQEAMERLYAEFQAFLAALGDEAGHLPDTLNEFWQYYDRVVEEELENTEAMRVILYKLFDHLPAPPLLNGLPTLWATGRAVAGPVIGAITAASLPEPFRRRAGLPEMPGAQTLVQSAYLAVGLARFLPDSWIQAEGLADLLALSPDSDDPRARTIAALHSKMKRAGALFRLITPLPPQPEPATETGTQRSAEEFFRQVLDQTGDGYLDWPDLAAMARELSGRLDLDEPEETRLYNAYADWWRELQKLLDTDGDGRVSAQEYATAVPSLAGPALIRVAEVLFDITDKDGNQHIDAEEYRALFQTAFHRDTTGADRTYTRSAFVKDFLSFMSGRQRSTPYDPLLAEA
- the uppS gene encoding polyprenyl diphosphate synthase, which translates into the protein MPRHVACVMDGNGRWAAQRSLPRTSGHRAAETTVIDVIEAARAAGVAWLSLYAFSTENWRRPSVEVDFLMQLVRRVVRKHAPLLHARGIRCRFLGVTDPRIPPALARDFADLMTLTGDNRGMTLTVAFDHGGRRDIVEAARSLIRSGIPTDAVTEQTFAAHLPFPDTPDVDLVIRTSGEQRISNFMLWQVAYAEWVFPSVLWPDFRAPHFLECLHTYQQRDRRFGSVRPNPNGGL
- a CDS encoding sulfite oxidase translates to MGTWDKRGDMVVHEVEPYNAEPPPGALLDQITPLDTFYGRNHGPIPRIDAASWRLRVDGLVDRPLELSMDELQRRFPERTVVATLQCAGNRRADLMRFRDIPGQEPWGPGATSTACWSGVGLANVLAEAGLQAQAAHIAFTGADVSQEAYPPQPFGASIPAAKATSSEVLLAWAMNDQALPIAHGAPLRVVVPGWIGARSVKWLQRITAQAEPTDNYFQTAYSVLPPEADPHKTEPGDGITLGPITLHCAILRPDEGAQLPAGPTDVTGFAFAGDDRTVARVDVSGDGGSTWIHADLDAPENPWTWQHWRATLTLPAGETELVARAWDSTAAVQPESPATVWNPKGYANNSWARLNVTCHP
- a CDS encoding aldehyde dehydrogenase family protein, which produces MVPDPAAPFGGVKESGLGREGGHEGLPEYTESKMIATQS
- a CDS encoding NAD(P)-dependent oxidoreductase → MDRVGFVGLGTMGRPMVRRLLAAGHRVMVWNRSRPAVEELCAEGAEAAADLAEVFELPVVMSALSDDVSVRSLILDSGVLDGAGCRVHVNLATMSADFAAEAAQQHAQRGIGYVAAPVLGRAEVAAAGKLNVLAAGDPAALALARPVLEPLAGRIWELGDDPSRANVVKIAANFLLASAIEATAEATSLVESYGIDASAFVELISSTVFPGPVYSTYGGLMAERRYEPPGFTARLGLKDVNLALSAAHQHDVALPTGSLVRDALLEALAVGWSEHDWAVLAEVARRRAGR